The stretch of DNA CCAGTGATGAGGTCATCTCTGGCAAGGTGGTGATGGCTAAGGCCGCATTCCATCACTTCTCCGACATCATTGGCTCGCCGGATGCGTGGGAAGTGTCCCTCACTTTTGAGGTGTTTGGACCTTGATACTTGAGAGAACCAACGGTCGCGGAAACCAAAAGGCTATAgtcctttttagtttgcatataagatttttCTAAAGTCAAGCctagtaaagtttgaccaactttatagaaaaaataccaacattcacaaaATCAAATCAATATCAGtggatgtgtcatgacttaaattttcatattgtataactttagcatggtagatgttgatatttttttcatataaatatggtcaaactttatgaagtttgacttcagacaattcttatatacagagtaaaaaggaccgaaggAAGAAAGAGGGTGGCCAGGTTTGCTTGGATATCTTGATTGCATGCACTGGAGATGTAAGAACTACCCAAAAAGCTCTGGAAGGGCAATATCAGGGCCATTTTAAGAAGCCAACCATCATTCGTGAAGTAGTTGTATTGCATGTTCTCTAGATTTGGGACGCTTTCTTTGGCATGCTcgggtctcacaatgacatcaatatgTTGCAGCGGTCTCCATTGTTTGCTAAGTTGACTGAAGGACAAGCTCCTCTTTCCAGCTACACTGTCAGTGGACATCATTAGAACATGCGCCATCATCTGTAGACGATATCTATCCTCCGTGGGCTACATTAGTCGAGACCATCTCTGAGTCAGTTGGTCAAAAAAGAGATCACTTTCCGCAAAGACAAGAATGAGATAAAAAAAGGATGTGGAGAGGGCCTTTGGAGTGCTCCAATCCCATTTTGCAGTTGTTCATAAATATGCTAAACAATGGGATTTAGAGACCTTGCGGGAGGTGATGAAatattgtgtgatcatgcacaacatgatcatgaaGGATGAGGATGAAGACGTTGCCAGAGATATGAaatttgagaacatgggtgatTGTATCCAACTTATACACTGGAAACTGTCTATGTTTGATGAGTTTGTTCATATGCATCATCAAAATTGGCACCGATCAACTCATAAGAAGCTCAAGAAAGGTTTGGTTGAGCATCTATGAGCGATTAAAGGGGACAATTAGAACATATGTGCGAGttggattcaaatttaaactatttatttGAAAACTTAGTTGGATTGTAATATTTAAATTAGAATTATTAATTTCGCATTTGAATATCGTTCACTCATCGAAGATTTGATATGCTATCATTTTGAGCTCATGGACTTAAAATAGAAAGACGAACATTTTTAGGGGATTTCGAGCATCTACAGCCAAGCGCCTCAAACGGGTCAAAAACGCCCAGGGGGACAGACCGGTCAAAAAAAGTCGAACGCCTCAAACCAGACCCAAACGCCAGGCCTAtccgacacccctcatatccaacccaaatcTGGGGTGGATATGGGGAGGCTCGAGTGCGTCCGCCATGTCAGCCCGACCCATGCTGGCCCACCATGACCCCACTCTGTCCCCACAAAAAACCCACCTAGAGCAAACCCTAACTCACTTCATTTTGCTCCGCTCCCTGTCTCTTCTCCTCCCTTTTCCCAATccgatcccctcctcctctccatccaccTGTCCAGCTCCGACAGTGATGGAGGCGGTGGGAGCAACGACGattgggatgccttcctccatgatGCGGCGGGTGACGAGGAGGATTTGGCCCTCTACCTCGCCTTGAAGCACTTGCGGGTGGACATGGGTGGCAGTTCGGTTGTGCTCTGTCCCTGGCCGCTTCCTGCCACAGTGTCGATGCTGGAGCCAGCTGGTCCGGCACCGTGTTGTACGCCTGCTCGCGGCGATGGCCTGCTGCCGCCCTCCTAACCCTCCAACTGCTACTCCTCAAGGGCAGCGGTGGGTTTAGTGCCCTGCTCCGCCGGTGCCACAGACACGAACACCTGAATTTGAGGTGCGCTTCGCCCGCCGCGAGAGGCGGCGGGCTAGCGAGAGGGCGTTGGCCTCGGAGACGTCACACAGTCCTCCCGCCGCTGGATGCCGATGGTGCCCGATGATGAGGAGTGGCTCTTCCCATGGGTCTACCGTTGCTCGCTTATGACAATGGAGACGGACGCCCGCCGGCTCCGTCGGAAAGAACCCGATGACGCTTCGAGTAGGGCTGGAGCAATCAGCGTACGAGGCGTTGGAGGCAACATCAGAGGTGGCGAGGGCGGCCAAGTTGAAGAGGTAGCATGACCGCTCTATTCGGAAGATGGTGGGCTTCATCGACTCCTCCTCATCCTCCACATCACCGACGGCTCTGACTACCCACCTCATGCAGCCACCGCCTACCCGGACGCCTATGGTAGCACCGGTGACCAGAAGGGCAAAGGGCCGGCGAGAAAGTGGTGAAGCTCGACACTCTTTCCATGTTTATTTCCGCTTTTAGTAATCTAGTTTAGAACTTGTCCGTCGGTTACATAGATTATGTGAACTGTGGTGATCTTTTAATGACCAATTATGTGGGTTATGTGCATTTCTATGTCCATTTGATGATCTACGTAGTGTGAACACGGAGCAGTTACATGCACCGCAAAACAGGGTGGATGGCCCTCTTGGcttggcgcgccgcttcaatgttgGAACGACGTGAGAGGTTACCTTCGCTTTTGgtcggcatgaatgcggcacttgaGCGGCGCTGACCGCTTCGGATAGAAAAGTGTGCAGATGAGGAAGATGGTTTGGATAGGCTAGGTTTGTCGAATGCTTGCGTGGCAGTGGGCCGAACGTCTCACCTCCGCTTTTGATCGGCATGAATGCGGCAATTGAGCGGCGCTGACCGCTTCGAATGAAAAATTGTGTAGATTTGGATATATCAGGTTTGCCGAATGCTTGTATGGGAGTGGGGCGAACGCCCACAAAGCCCAAAATGATGGTCCGTCGGAGATGCCCTTACCTTTTCAGCCGTTTGTCTAAAAAAAAACCCTTTTCAGCCGTCTTCCTCATCTAAAGAAAACTACCCCCCATGGCTGCCGCCGCGGCGGGCGCGACGCCAGCGACGGCGCGGAAGGccctcgcctccacgacctccgccCTCCTCTCCTCTTCATTCGCGCTCCGCCGCCGCAGCTTGTCCTGCTCCGCCGCATCAGGAGCGACCGCCCCGCGCATCGCGCAGCAGCCGCCGGACCTGCTCCGGTGGGTGCAGCGCGAGGGAGGTTTCGTGCACCCGGCTCTCCGAGTGGCCGATCATCCCGAGTACGGCCTTGGGGTGTCCGCCACGGCGGCCGACGGCGTCATCCCCCCCGGAGCCGTCCTCATTGATCTCCCTGGGCGCATCCCGCTACGACTCCGCCGCCCAGCCGATGCTGCGGACGCAGTACTGATGCAGCTCGCCGACCGAGTCCCCGGTATTGGCCCATCTGATTATCTTCCTTTGGTTCGTTATATGTTGTGGAATAATGTGGTAGCTTAATCGTGGTTGTAATCGGGAGTGCATTGAACTTAAGATGCATTTAGACAATACATTCGGAGCATAACTGGTAATAATGCGGTTCTTTTGGCATCAGGGCGATTCGGAAATCTTCTCTAGTAACAGTAGGATTATTAACTTCTGAAAATACTCAAAATAGGCACATTATGGATGACGATGAATGCAATTTCTTTGTCTCCTGTAGGTTGTAGATTCATGGGCTAAATTATGCTCTGAACTGTTGCTATTTTCTGTTGGAAACTGCCAGTTGTGAAATCACAATATGAAAAGTAAGGGTTGGTGAAACTTATTAGTCTCCAGCTTACAACTGTAGTTGGTATAACCTGAGACTGAGAAGAGTTCAGTGCTTAGTAATTAATATCGTGTTCTAACTTAATTGACCCCAGGTTCAGTCTATTGTGTCTTTTAGCTAAAAATGTAAAAGCCAGAGCTCTGAATACCATACTATCTTTTCATGTTAAATTGTTTAAGCTTGGACTCATCTGTCAAGTTGTTAACTTGTTCTATAACTCATCCTTCTATGTAACTGATGTTGCCTTGTGGTCGAATAGCTGCACGATGGAAAATTTATGTACTCATCTTCCTGTCTCTGCTTAGTATATGAGGGAGATTTTTATTCAGTATTTTCTTTTGAGAACATAATTCCATTCTGCAAAACTAGGCAAACTATCTTTTATTAAGTAGTAAATTGAATCTTGTGGTAAGCATGTGACAGAGGAACTGTGGTCAATGAGACTCGGCTTGAGGTTGCTTCAAGAAAGGACAAAATCCGATTCATTTTGGTGGCCATATATCGCGAACCTGCCAGAGACTTTTACCGTACCAATCTTCTTTCCAGGGGAAGACATAAAGAACTTGCAAtatgctcctctcctccaccaggtTGTGAAGAACTATAGCGACCGCTAAGTGGATACTTATCGTATTTTCCTGTCTGTTTTCTCACTGATGCTATTTCAGATAAATAAAAGATGCCGCTTCCTTCTCGAGTTTGAGAAAGAGGTAAAACAGAAGCTTGGTACTGTGCCCTCAGGAGATCATCCTTTTTGTGGACAAGATTTGCACTCGTCTTCCCTTGGATGGGCTATGTCAGCAGCGTCTTCACGAGCATTCCGTCTGCATGGTGAAATCCCAATGTTGTTGCCCCTTGTTGATATGTGCAACCACAGTTTTAGCCCGAATGCTAGGATTGTCCAGGAAGGAGATGTCGAGAGCCCTGATATGTCAGTTAAGGCAAGTACTTTTCAATCTTACACGTGTAATTGTCGTCGTTGCGCCCAAAAAATTGCAGATTTTTCTGTTCTCTAATGAGTTACCGTGTTCTTTATTTGTGCATTAGCTTCACAAATATTGATGCTATAACTAGATACAATTATTGTGTGTAAAAACACATCGACAATGCATAACCCTCATAGAACTCAAATTTTGTTTGCGTACTCTTGATTGGCATGTTAGCCATTCATGAATCATGAGTCATGTGCTAATAATATcttctttagtactccctccgtcctataatataagatgttattacaactGATATACTCATATATCGattgtaataacatcttatattatgagacaaaGGGAGTAGCATTCTTTACATACACTTTCTAATGTGGTATGCAGTTGTTAAGCATGTCCTTGTAATGTAAGTGTTTTTATCTTTTTGCAAGAACAGCAGTGAAAGTATCTGGCTGTACATTAGTCACTGTTGAATTCATTTTTCAGTTATTAACTTGCATGTGTATTGGTTTAGTGAATAGTAGTTACTTCAACGATAGGACTGTTGTTTGCCCTGTTCCTAGAGATAATTAGTTCCCTTGGTTAGTACTACCTCTGTaactaaaacgtcttatatttagttaCAGAGGTAGTAATATATTTTGCCCAGAAGAGGCAAATATTTAATCAACTGTTTTATTCAATGCATATAGTTTTTTACTGTACGATGCGGCGATGCATTTGCTTGTGAAAGATGCTGTGTGTTTTCTGTGTAATGTTCTGTATGTTGTGCTATAACGCAGGTTGTTGCTGAGACGCAGATTGATCAAAACGCTGCTGTTACACTGAACTATGGTTGCTACCCCAATGATTTTTATCTTCTTGATTATGGATTTGTAGTAACATCGAATCCATACGATCAAGTGGAACTGAGCTATGATGGTAATCTTCTCGATGCTGCTAGCATGGCAGCAGGGGTTTCTAATCCCAACTTTTCAACACCAGCCAAGTGGCAACAGGAAATCTTGTCACAGCTAAATCTACACGGAGAGGGTGCTATTCTAAAGGTTTTGCCCACATTCTTCCACTatgatttatttgttttattttgtgaTTCGATTGACTTCAAATTCAAATATATTGTGTTCAGTATTCTTGTATGAGTCCGAACCTGATATATTTTGTTATGATCCTGACTTGGTTACTGCCTTTCAGGTCAGCTTAGGAGGTCCGGACATAGTAGACGGGCGCTTATTAGCTGCGCTGCGAGTTCTTCTTGCAGCTGACCCGGAGACCGTGGGTAAGCACGATCTGAAAACTTTGATGTCGCTTGGCACGAAAGCTCCTCTGGGCCCTACCGTCGAAGCCTCGGCGCTCCGAACTGTTCTCGCACTTTGCGCCATTGCCCTCCAACACTTCCACACCAAGATAATGGATGACCAGGCCGTCCTGAAGGGAGAACCCCCTCTTACTACTCAACTGGCCGTCCAGTTTAGATTGCAGAAGAAGCTGATGCTCGTCGACATAATGCAGAATCTTAGTCGGAGAATCAAGACGCTGGCTCCGGAGAAATCTACTGCCTAGGATGTTAACATTTTGTGATAACCCCCTTTTGAACAATCAACTATCTTTCTGTATTAATGTTtactggatatatatatatatatatatatatatatatatatatatatatatatatatatatatatatatatataNNNNNNNNNNNNNNNNNNNNNNNNNNNNNNNNNNNNNNNNNNNNNNNNNNNNNNNNNNNNNNNNNNNNNNNNNNNNNNNNNNNNNNNNNNNNNNNNNNNNNNNNNNNNNNNNNNNNNNNNNNNNNNNNNNNNNNNNNNNNNNNNNNNNNNNNNNNNNNNNNNNNNNNNNNNNNNNNNNNNNNNNNNNNNNNNNNNNNNNNNNNNNNNNNNNNNNNNNNNNNNNNNNNNNNNNNNNNNNNNNNNNNNNNNNNNNNNNNNNNNNNNNNNNNNNNNNNNNNNNNNNNNNNNNNNNNNNNNNNNNNNNNNNNNNNNNNNNNNNNNNNNNNNNNNNNNNNNNNNNNNNNNNNNNNNNNNNNNNNNNNNNNNNNNNNNNNNNNNNNNNNNNNNNNNNNNNNNNNNNNNNNNNNNNNNNNNNNNNNNNNNNNNNNNNNNNNNNNNNNNNNNNNNNNNNNNNNNNNNNNNNNNNNNNNNNNNNNNNNNNNNNNNNNNNNNNNNNNNNNNNNNNNNNNNNNNNNNNNNNNacaagaaaatttgcagtttatgtgtattttagactatgtttttatgtttgtaattttacataacataaaatattttttatggcgattatatatttttttacagtctttttttgcgtcggaaataagacaaaacttatggAACGTAaatttacggtgcattgatggtaaaatagagggggtgaagaataactatgcctcatccagggtgacgaatagcacgaccatatatatatatatatatatatatatatatatggaaaataaaTTCTACCACCTAGTGGTAGTTACCACCTAAGAATCCACCGTTGATTTGACGTGCCTAGATGAGGTTCCACCCGACCCGTTTAGAATTGATattaattattttcattagtttATTTGGTGGTTAACAGGTCCGTTTGGTCGTGAGCCTATCCAAAAGTTTGAATGCACTCCTATTTATTCGTCTGGCATCCTTATCCACCTACTAACTAACCTAGCATTTTTCTCTACGTAAAAATAGAATTGTTTGTATATTCTTGTTACCAAGAGCAAACATATTTTTTCTCTATCTAGCGTTCTGCCTAGGCGACACTTCCATCACCGGCTGGAGACGGCGGTTCGGCGTCGTCGAGAGTATTCTTCTGCCACCGGCGACGCAGTGAAATAACGGCGACTGCCAGCAATTGCAGCCGATTGGGATTAGGATCATGGATGCATGTTGCATATTCATCCGGCAAACAAAATCTTTTATACTCTTCCTGATTTGTTTTCTTATCTAATATGAATTCATTGTTGACCAACAGCATAGCAAAGATGCACCTATGACCGACTGCCTTCGCAGGCGTCAACCCCTGCTGCAGTTCTTGCATGAATGCAACAGcatgattatgaagatccagatgatgTGACGACGAGGAGCGACGAGAAGGCAGCCGCAAGCCGCCAGGTGCACAACCAGAGGAAGATCCCTCGCGTCATGGCGTCACCAGCATGTAGCCGTCACCGACGACGACACAGCTGCCCGCTCCTGTTTGCTCAACGGCTTCATCCGATGGTGTGTGGTACAATAAGACTAAACGTACGCCACGCTCAACCAGCTGCCATTGACTTGCACGCTTCCCCGCCGCCGCCCTTGAAGATCTCATCACTGGATGCTACATCAATCCAATATGATCTGGAACGTGCCCAACCCAGCTATTATTACGTTCCAACAGTATAGTGAATCCCAATTCGGTTCTCAAATTATAGATCAGTATACGTATATGTGCATGCATCACCACCAGTCCAAGAAACTATCTGTTAGAGTTATGTTCCCGTATTCTCTCATCTAGCTCAGTCATGTTCTACCCAGTACATACAGTTGTTTGAAGATGTAGTATGGCAACATATTTTTTATTTTACAATCTCATACCTTTAGGTGAAAAAGGAATAGAACAAACACATGCATACTATAGTATATTCGATCAGTATGAAGATGTATGATTCCTTTTTCTGAAAATACTCCTCTTATCTTGGagtataactaatttttttgtggGAAGATACTTATTATTCGGACATACTCCATTCTTCATACACCTTTTTGGAGATACTCCATACTACATACTCAACTCCTTATTTTGGACAATATACTCCTTATTTCGACATACTCCATTCTTCATACACCTTTTTTGGGATACTCCATACTCCATACTAGTACTACAATTAAGAAGTATACAGCATGCACCTTAACCAAGCGAGAGATATATGCATACTCCATACTCGTGAATATACTATTTTCAAATAACATACATATACTATTCTCTGAACTACATACTCCAATAGTAATATACTTCAAACTATGTACTATATGATATACATGCTTTTTTGCCGGAAAAAAAGTGTACTACATATCATAGAGTACATAGTTTCACACTATAAACTCCATACTCTCTTTTGGAAAAACTATATACTTCTGACTATATATTCCGTACTTTTTATAGGAAAAGTGAATACTTCATACtcgcaacaaaaaaatacttcataCCATATACTTCATTTTTTGGGTGCACATACTACTTTTTTTTGAACGGCCTGGACATGCAGGCTAACGTCTAGATGCGCATAGCCTTCACATATATTCTAATTTAATAAAGAAAAACTGGAGAACTACTTGAATGTATATTAGCATGAAATACAACGAATGCAAGTGCTAGAACAGTTAACCTATATACGTGGATTACAAGTTCTAAGAATATGTACTGTTGGATTAAAAAAAGGTAACCATACTTCCTTATCCGGTGCCAACCAATAGAGTCACGCCCACGTCCTTATCCATTCAGCCAAGAATAAAAGAAACAGTTGAAAACTTGGACGTACTATCCCACCTATAAACCAGGGATTTCATTATTCAAAAAAAAATATTATTTTCTCCACCGCCTAATTGCCTAAAGCTGCTAGCGGGTTAGAGGATTCTGCCCACGTTCGCTACCCAGCGCACTCGGTTGCCTCGCTGCTAGGAACAGGGACACGTGGAGGCCAAAGAagatggtggtaactaccactacttgtagataaaatttgtcctatatatatatatatatatatatatatatatatatatatatatatatatacactattaaaggaggatcgaacgtcgtgatggttcgacctcgaTCCCGCACCGAGGAAATCGCTAGGAAAACAATCCACCCGCACACTACCTTTCAGGTAAGCTTAGGAGGTCCGGACATAGTAGACGGGCGCTTATTAGCTGCGCTGCGAGTTCTTCTTGCAGCTGACCCGGAGACCGTGGGTAAGCACGATCTGAAAACTTTGATGTCGCTTGGCACGAAAGCTCCTCTGGGCCCTACCGTCGAAGCCTCGGCGCTCCGAACTGTTCTCGCACTTTGCGCCATTGCCCTCCAACACTTCCACACCAAGATAATGGATGACCAGGCCGTCCTGAAGGGAGAACCCCCTCTTACTACTCAACTGGCCGTCCAGTTTAGATTGCAGAAGAAGCTGATGCTCGTCGACATAATGCAGAATCTTAGTCAGAGAATCAAGACGTTGGCTCCGGAGAAATCTACTGCCTAGGATGTTAACATTTTGTGATAACCCCCTTTTGAACAATCAACTATCTTTCTGTATTAAtgattactatatatatatatatatatatatatatatatatatatatatatatatatatatatagtgttactattcatcaaccAGGGTGCAGAATAAATTATTCTTCACCTGAGGTAATCTTACGATTATTTTATAATTAAATTATatttcgaattcaaatagttacattcctattgattcactacgtaaaatttgacataagaaaataaaaatatagatcataagacaagaaaatttgcagtttatgtgtattttagactatgtttttatgtttgtaattttacataacataaaatattttttacagcgAGTATATATTTTTTACGgtctctttttgcgtcggaaataagacaaaacttatggAACGTAaatttacggtgcattgatggtaaaatagagggggtgaagaataactatgccTCATCCAGGATGACGAATAGCACGAcccacaatacgctttcttcttatgtcataatacgcttttacgattTGTTCAGACAAAATcataatataaacgaggtggtactaataaTTTAGGAAACCGTTCGTAGTTTTGTCCGTCCGGCAAAATTTCTGTAGTTTGACACCGCGCTGCTTTGGGCCGGCCCACGCCGCGTTCTCCGCACGCGCACGGCACACAGGTCTTACAATTCGTACGTCCGAGGTAGTTTGTCGTGCGGTAGTTTTATCGTTCTCCCGATTCGTTTCTGCCAAAAAAGAAAAAGCAGACGCGCAgagccacaatgggccggcccattagggaACCAACAGCCTGCGCCAGTAAAACGTTTCTAAGAAAAATTAATACGCTGCAAGGACTCGAACTCAGACACTCATGCTAAAGCGTTCAGAAGGCTACCACTAGGCCAAACATGACTTGGTGTTCATTTAGCCGCGCGAAATTTCAAATTAAGCGCACAATCGCGCCAGATATTAAGAGGATTTCTTTTTAAAGTGAATATATTTTAGAACACGAAAATTTGCAAAGTTGTTAACAAAAATTTAAactcgattttttttcaaaagaaaaatatttttttaaactgagtattttttaaaacacaaacatttttttaaactaggaGGTACTGTTGTGATTATTTTTAGAATTTGCAAAAAATTAAAAACTCAAATATATTTTGAACTTTAAATTTGAAaaggcaaacattttttaaaacatgatTTTTTAATCTATACTTATTAATAAAACTTGGGGAATTTTTGAAATACGCCCACCTGATGCATTGTTTTAATTCAATTTATTAAACTAGGATATGAAGGAATCTTTTTTCTCCATAAAGTCTTCACGTACGACAAGTCTCACTCGCCCAGTGACACCCGTCAAAATGCATGAGAGAAGTCCAACTAAGATTTCATGGTCTATCTGACACAAACTACTCACTTTACATGGTGACACTGACATATATTATTTC from Triticum dicoccoides isolate Atlit2015 ecotype Zavitan chromosome 6A, WEW_v2.0, whole genome shotgun sequence encodes:
- the LOC119317778 gene encoding actin-histidine N-methyltransferase-like, coding for MAAAAAGATPATARKALASTTSALLSSSFALRRRSLSCSAASGATAPRIAQQPPDLLRWVQREGGFVHPALRVADHPEYGLGVSATAADGVIPPGAVLIDLPGRIPLRLRRPADAADAVLMQLADRVPEELWSMRLGLRLLQERTKSDSFWWPYIANLPETFTVPIFFPGEDIKNLQYAPLLHQINKRCRFLLEFEKEVKQKLGTVPSGDHPFCGQDLHSSSLGWAMSAASSRAFRLHGEIPMLLPLVDMCNHSFSPNARIVQEGDVESPDMSVKVVAETQIDQNAAVTLNYGCYPNDFYLLDYGFVVTSNPYDQVELSYDGNLLDAASMAAGVSNPNFSTPAKWQQEILSQLNLHGEGAILKVSLGGPDIVDGRLLAALRVLLAADPETVGKHDLKTLMSLGTKAPLGPTVEASALRTVLALCAIALQHFHTKIMDDQAVLKGEPPLTTQLAVQFRLQKKLMLVDIMQNLSRRIKTLAPEKSTA